The nucleotide sequence GGAGGGAGAGAATGCGTTGAACTTGCTTCGAAGCAGAATCTGCGATACTGGATTCATCTTCAAAGACTCTTCAGATACCAATTACAGGTACCACAAACTTCCCccttttcaatttaattttaatcatatcactgattttaatcaataattattatCATTACCAGCAAGCTCAAATTCATGATATCAACTTCCGTCGCTGAAGCATGCAACAATTCTATTCTTCTTCTCGGTCCCCGTGGCTCCGGCAAGCTTGCGGTATGTTTTCCTCACACATCTACATATACTTAATGGGTTTCTAATTCATTTTccgtttaatttttcttttcttttttctttttaggtttTGGATCTAGTTCTTCAAGATTTGTTGATTCAATATCCAGACTCCATTTCAGTggtattcaattcaatttttaattccttgcctccattattattattattatttttttttttataattttatcccATTTACCCtagttattattttcaatttgaattatattttcatGGATTTTTGCAGGTTAGGTTGAATGGGCTTTTACATTGTGATGATATCTCTGCATTCAAGGTTCTCATGCTAATTTAAACACCTTCTATATCACATTATAGTTTAATTGCCTCATTTACTTTATGTGTGAGTAAAATACCAAATTCGTCCCTCACTTCGTAGCACATTCTCTCCgagattatgaatatttcaaaaaatcccCGACTCTATTTAATTATCAAGTTGATCCCTatattttaaccattttttatcAAGTTGGTCAATATGTTTAACAACTCACAGTCAATATAGTCGCTAAAAGCATGTAGTCATAGGACTAATCTGGGAGGTGGGTGGGGGTTGGGTAGCTCAACTGGTTTGAGTTAAGGGATAataaggagttggaggagttcaAACCTACTAACATTTGTTATTCAAACAAAAAGTCATAGGTCTAATCCCCTTAGAATGTAGAGTAACAGCCAAGGGACAACTCCTCCCCCAACAAATGCAGCTCTATTCCCATCACTGGGATTCGAATTCGGAACATTTGCTTAGTTTTAATTCTCTCAAGTAAATGGTTTTCTGATGTATTGTGATTTTTGAGGTTCCTTGTGTTGAGTGTTGATTTACTGATGATTTTGCTTAAGCTAGTATTGCTTTGTTTGCAATACAGGGGTTCTTATTTGCCTAATTTGTCTCCTTCGTTTCGTTCTCATTCTTGCCTAAATAATAAAGGAAAATTGATTGGCATGAGGTCTATTTGAGTGTTAAACTACATAACTTCAATACAGTATTATATTAATCTTCAATAATGGATTAGCTTGGGAGCTTATAGATTTGTCTTCTTGAGGAACTGTGACAATGGCCTTTTTGAATTCTGGTCAAATCTTTCTCCTACTACAAACTTGTGAAATTCGAAGGAATTGGATGGTTATGGAGTTGACAGCGCACCTTAGATTATTTCTGGTTAGGCAAAAGCAGTGATGCTTTCATTAGGCAGTATATTTATGAATACTAAATAATAAAGGAATTGGATGGTTATAGAATTTATGAATCTTATCATGGAAATTGTTCAAACTAGTATATTTAAGTTGCACTGCTGCCTTTTCTTGTATAGTATCTCATTTGTTGTTGCAAATGATGTTCAACCAGGAAATAGCTAGGCAGTTATGCATGGAGCATCAATTGCTATTCTCTAAAGCGGTAACATGACTTACTTATACACAATTTGCACTATACGTTTACAGCTATGGTAGAATGGTTTGTTGAATTTGATATGAACCTTTTGTAGGCATCATTTGATGACAACTCCCAATTTATGGTAGCCGTGCTAAAGTAAGTGAAGTTTTCTTGgttgaaaaaggaaaatattttgaatttctaaAGCATTTGTTATCTTTGTGTTGTAGGGAATGTGGATTAGCACATAAaactgtaatttttattttggatgagTTTGACCTATTTGCTCAGGTAAGACTTTAGTATATATTCCCCTCTGACTGTTACTAAAAGCTTAGCATAGATTACTGGTTATGACTGTCGTTAATACTAGTAATGATCAACTACTATATTAACCAATTTCAGCCGTGTTCTCTGTGAAATGTTTTGTATTACATGTTTGGTTTTGACTTCGTTAACCATACATTTACTTCTACTTGATTACTAATTTTCTGCAGGGTAAACAACGGTTACTTTATAGCTTGCTAGATGCAATGCAATCAGTATCATCACAAGCTGTAGTACTAGGCATTAGCTGCCGCCTGGTATGTGCATTGCAGTTATTTCCTTTTTTCAGTGATCAGGTCTAAATATTTATACCTGGTTAACAAACAAAAAGATTTCTTTAAATTGATATTGTTTTGTGATGTACAaagtattattatttgttgCGAGTTTTCCAATTTGATTTGCTTGTTAATCTTGAGAATCTATCATTGCATAAGGTGCTTGGAGATAATGAGTGACTCttacaaatcaaaataattgacCATGCAGGATGCAGATCAGCTATTGGAGAAAAGAGTACGATCTCGTTTTTCACACAGAAAGCTGTTGTTCTTACCACCTTCAATAGAAGATTCACAAAGGTAGATAAATTGTAGTTACCTTTGCCCTTTGGAGTGAATCATGCTGAATGATGTCAAACATGCTGTTTTGACTTAATATGCAGATTATTGGTGCATATGCTGACATTACCAATAGATTCAAGCCTTCCATATGATTATGCtgttgaatttaataaaaaggTTCAAGTATCCTTTTTATCCCGAGGTTTTTTTTACGTTGAATCTAGTTATTCTTTTATAATTTACTCATTTCGCATACTACTTGGATTGAGGTTTGCATGCCTGCTATATTCTGCAATTGTGAAGACTTAATAATTGGATGCTAACCTGTAGTGCATACGTTTTTGCATTTTGGCCAGATGTTCATTTATGATTATATATAAGTTAGTAACTATGGAGAAAGAGCTATTGCTTACAATCCTATTCAATTCTTTGCATTCACTGTATTTATGTTTTCATGAATAATTGATTCGTCAACAACAGCTATTAAAACTACCATTTTCATAGGAAAATTTACATCTGTGTTTTTCTTGATTATTGAAAATTCACACTTTCATACCTGGTAAAGAAATCCTTTACAAATTACAGAATATTATAGAAGACAAAAGGTTCAAAGAAATCTTCAATAAATTATTGAACTTTGACTCCTCTGTCAAGCATTTGTTGAAGTTCCTGTAAGTATATTTTGGTACTTCTATTAGTTTTTCGATATCAAATAGACTATCCTCCCAGACTTAAGCGAGTTTGTTGATTTCCAGATTCTATGCAGTCTCTCATATGGATTTGCAGACTGGGTTTCTGTCCCGGGAAAACTTTGAAACTGCATTTACAAACATCCAGAGACAGCCCAAACTGGAATGTTTAAAAAGTATGACACTCTTTTATAGTTTATTATATGACAGTCAGCACACATTCAAAGACCTTATAGTTATAATACGCTCTTCTTTATGCATTAAAGATTTCATCAAGTTCCTATCTTTGCCCATTTGTCGGTCGAGTCTTGGTTTCTCCCTGTTGGGTTTTCTTTATAATTTGGTAATGTTGGATTCTTTTTTCATGCTACAGTCATTGTTTATTTAGTTTCGTTAAAAACTGCAGCATTAGTGTTCTCTCTCTCATCATGCCATACTTCTCCAGAAACTACTGCTTATTAGCTGGTCAAAAATATGGAAGAACTTAAACACTAGGACCAAAGAAGCAAATTGCTCAATACTTTTATGTGCTTTTTTACAGAAATATTTATCctcataattaaatttatagACCTAGGTATCAATAGTAATTGACGAAGATAATAATTACTAAAGTAACTAACAACAATTTTGAAAGTGTGTTTGTCCGACACCATATACTCTAGTTTTTCCATATAACCCATGTGTTAAGGGAGAGAAAACTGCTGTAGCATGTGAGAGGATATTCCTgggtaataattattttatgggtTCTTGAACTCTGATAAAGACTTATTGACTGTGATACAAAGGATTTTAAAGTCACGTTTCTGTCTACAAAACATTGCCGTATTCTTTAGTTGAAGCAAAcctggaagaagaaaaaaaaagcatcGCATTTTATATTCTCTCCCGTTGGTCTTCATGTAGAAACTAATGACTTTTTTGTTATATCTTCATTGCTAGCAGATTGCTCCGTATTAGAACTTTATATTTTGGTAAGCATGAAGAGATTGGAAGTTAAAGAGAAAAGTTTGTGTAACTTCAATGCAGTAATGAAAggtgatattatttttttattttttttaatttcattattctTCTCACTTTATTCCTTAATGCATCTGTTATATCTTGCAGAGTATAAAAACATACATGATTCTTTCCAGACTTCTGATTACTATGCAAGGAATGTCTGTTTAAGGGTGTGTGTACTTGCTTTGATGATTTATTTAAGCCAAACGTGTATATaaagtaaataatttttgtGGTAATTTTCCTATGATCATCTGACACCAATCCCATGCTTATGTGGTGGTATTTTTACCATGTGTGTGCAGGCGTTTGAACACCTTCTACACCGTGAACTGTTATGTTTCACAGACAATAGAGGACATAGTTTATCTGTTGAATTTCGTCCTGTAAAGCTCTTAATTTCATCTGCTGAACTGCATCAGGGACTAAAGGCATATCAGTCATGCCCTGTAAGTTAACTGACAAAACAAGCCcacatgtattttatttttatgctgcATAATGAATCACATGAGCATTTGATCTGTGTTTTGGGTTAACTTTGTTTTCTGCTTTAGTATATTTGTAACTTCTCTGAGTTCTTTCAATCATGGTTATATATCACACGTGCAGAGGTAGTCGTAATGggagcataatttttttatttgtatgttttGGCAGGCTATCCTTCAAAAGTTAGTAGAACGTGACGGCTGAAGACCACAACTGTTTGCTGCCTCACATTGGTCGACACTTTTCCTTGATTACCAAAGTTAATATATATGGAATGAATATGATTCCAAATTTTGATAAGATCAACTTGTTTGTGAACTGTAATTTGTTTAGTCAACACTTTTCCTTGATTATAAATTCATAATTGATGTACGTCAGTACGTGTATATGTTCATACTCTCGTGTATTGCCAAGTTATGCCATCAAAATTATTTAGCTAGATACCTCTTAATTGTTTTTACTTGCACACGCATGAGGTGTATATCAGtatatgtagtttttttttttttcttctagaaaatttaaaatcagTCCAATCCAAACCAATATAAATTTGATTACATTGGAAAGGATTTGACTTAAAATCGAACTGACTGTACAACCAAAGAACTAAGTCAAATATATTGGATCGAAGTTCAAATGATATATACCAATTCAATCTTCACAAATATCCCTACTTTAGAATAAATATTGTGTTTTGATTCTGAAGGGGAATACATACAATCATCTTTCATGTTACTTTCAATCCTTAGTTAACGGTGTGATCTATGaactttattaaaatattacaaGTATTTAGTTTGACGGTTGGgtatataaataatttgacATTTTATCTTTTAACCCATTTATTGGAATCTAAAGGATATAGAAAGCTAACGGAGACAAGAAACGAGATTCATAGACCCAATCGAAGAAGTCACCTAAAACAACACTCTGCATACCAATAAGCACAAAAATGAAATGTGTCTTTTACTAATAGAAAAAACCAAGGAGACGTTAATTCGGTTGGTGCATAACCATGATAATGTATATGTCTCTCCGCAGCTTTCTAATCAACCATAACAATACGTAATAAGCATAATGAATGTAGCTGGAAGAGGACAAGGTTTATGATGTCAAGTTAGTAGAGCAGCTAGTGTTCAAAGAGAATTCCTATTTTATGTCTATATTTCACTAAAACACAAAATTTCCCTGACACAAACTAAATAGTTGCTTTTGTCCCACTCTAGCTAATCGATCAGTTCAAGGTTATGCATTGATTTCCTTTCTCAATTTGGACAGCTACTTCCACAAGCATCAAAAACCATGCAATCCCTCTTTGATTTGTCAGCTAAATCACAAGGTTCACATCTTTGTCTCTCATTCTTTTTAAGTCCTCCTTTGTTCATTCCGTCCAAActttaaactataaataacaAGTTTCATTTCCAACCTCACTCCCCTTCCATATCCTTTGGAGAGtgaaagtgaaaaaataaaaaaaggaacaGAACAATGGCTGTTACTAATTTTACATGTTCAGCTTCTTCCTTTCTTGTAAGGTGTTGCTCTATGAAAGATAACCATCATGACCAATTGAACAGTAACAACAGCATTAGAATGAATGGAAGTTATAGGTCTCCGATTAAAGTTGAATCTCTTAGTCAAACAGCTGAAGCTGCACCTACAACTCTTGTTGAAAATGGTCTGCGCCAAAACATACCGACAAAGAAACAATTGGTTGATCCTCATCGTCAAGGTCTCATTGTTGAAGGTGGTGTTGGTTATAGACAAACTGTTGTTATTAGGTCTTATGAAGTTGGTCCTGATAAAACTGCTACACTTGAGAGCATCCTCAATCTTCTACAGGCAAATCGATCTTTATTATTACACTTTTCTAATTGAATTCAATTTTATATGCATTGTAATTGTAATCaaattttacacatgcatcGAGTCACTTCTCAGTTCTCACAGCTTCGATAACATTTTTTGCGCTGATATACAAAgttaaattttttctattatctaaatttttttaatttcgtgCAGGAAACAGCATTAAACCATGTATGGATGTCTGGACTACTCAGTGATGGATTTGGAGCAACACATGGAATGATGAGGAATGATCTCATTTGGGTTGTATC is from Medicago truncatula cultivar Jemalong A17 chromosome 1, MtrunA17r5.0-ANR, whole genome shotgun sequence and encodes:
- the LOC120577939 gene encoding oleoyl-acyl carrier protein thioesterase 1, chloroplastic-like, whose translation is MAVTNFTCSASSFLVRCCSMKDNHHDQLNSNNSIRMNGSYRSPIKVESLSQTAEAAPTTLVENGLRQNIPTKKQLVDPHRQGLIVEGGVGYRQTVVIRSYEVGPDKTATLESILNLLQANRSLLLHFSN
- the LOC25485446 gene encoding origin of replication complex subunit 4, translating into MEGENALNLLRSRICDTGFIFKDSSDTNYSKLKFMISTSVAEACNNSILLLGPRGSGKLAVLDLVLQDLLIQYPDSISVVRLNGLLHCDDISAFKEIARQLCMEHQLLFSKAASFDDNSQFMVAVLKECGLAHKTVIFILDEFDLFAQGKQRLLYSLLDAMQSVSSQAVVLGISCRLDADQLLEKRVRSRFSHRKLLFLPPSIEDSQRLLVHMLTLPIDSSLPYDYAVEFNKKVQNIIEDKRFKEIFNKLLNFDSSVKHLLKFLFYAVSHMDLQTGFLSRENFETAFTNIQRQPKLECLKNCSVLELYILVSMKRLEVKEKSLCNFNAVMKEYKNIHDSFQTSDYYARNVCLRAFEHLLHRELLCFTDNRGHSLSVEFRPVKLLISSAELHQGLKAYQSCPAILQKLVERDG